Proteins from a single region of Candidatus Thermoplasmatota archaeon:
- a CDS encoding aminopeptidase, whose amino-acid sequence MIDRRLEKYANILVNHSLALKKDDLFVISGGILAAPLIKEVYKQAIEVGANPYARVGIDGLSEIFYKYSSEKQLKYVSPISKFEIKNIDAQLSIISPTNTRSMTNVDPKKQAISSVAHREIHDIFLDRAAKKELRWCLTEYPTNAAAQDAEMSLDEYENFIFNAAHVNAKDPIGYWKKVYREQEKIRKMLNTKKKIRVVAEDTDLTISVAGRKWINCYGKENFPDGEIFTGPIENSADGFISYSFPASHGGREVDDIQLWFKKGVVVKAKASKGEKFLHTMLDMDDGSRRIGEFAFGMNQGIKRYIKNTLFDEKIGGTIHIAVGSGYPETGSKNKSSLHWDMMCDLRKNGEVYADGELIYKKGRFL is encoded by the coding sequence ATGATTGACAGACGTTTGGAGAAATATGCAAATATATTGGTAAACCATTCATTGGCATTGAAGAAAGATGATTTGTTTGTTATATCAGGTGGCATCCTTGCTGCACCTTTGATAAAAGAGGTTTACAAACAAGCTATAGAGGTTGGCGCAAACCCCTATGCAAGGGTTGGTATCGATGGCCTCAGCGAGATATTCTATAAATACTCTTCTGAAAAACAACTGAAATATGTTTCACCGATTTCAAAGTTTGAGATCAAAAATATCGATGCACAGCTTTCTATTATAAGCCCAACTAATACACGTAGTATGACTAATGTTGACCCAAAAAAACAGGCGATAAGTAGTGTTGCTCATAGAGAGATACATGACATATTTTTAGATAGAGCCGCTAAAAAAGAGCTTAGGTGGTGTCTCACAGAGTACCCGACTAATGCTGCAGCTCAGGATGCCGAGATGTCACTTGATGAATACGAGAACTTCATTTTTAATGCAGCTCATGTTAATGCAAAAGACCCGATTGGTTATTGGAAAAAAGTTTACAGGGAACAAGAAAAAATAAGGAAGATGTTGAACACTAAAAAGAAGATCCGTGTTGTAGCAGAAGACACTGATCTGACCATTTCTGTTGCTGGTAGAAAATGGATTAACTGTTATGGTAAAGAGAATTTCCCAGATGGGGAGATTTTTACTGGTCCTATTGAGAATTCTGCAGATGGTTTCATTAGTTATTCGTTTCCAGCATCACATGGTGGACGTGAGGTTGATGATATCCAGCTGTGGTTCAAAAAAGGGGTTGTTGTCAAAGCCAAAGCTTCCAAGGGAGAAAAATTTTTACATACAATGTTAGACATGGATGATGGTTCACGTAGAATCGGTGAGTTCGCCTTTGGTATGAACCAGGGTATTAAACGGTACATAAAAAACACGTTGTTTGATGAGAAGATTGGCGGTACGATACACATAGCTGTTGGTAGTGGTTATCCTGAGACTGGTAGTAAAAACAAGTCTAGTCTACATTGGGATATGATGTGTGATCTTAGAAAGAACGGTGAGGTTTATGCTGATGGTGAGTTGATTTACAAAAAAGGGAGGTTCCTGTAG